CATCCGTGTTCGAAATGAGTTCGATCTCCGTGCCAGGTTTAATGGAAGGACCGTGTATAACAAAACTAGCATCCATGAACGGTTTTGCAGGAGAGTAACTATGCGCCCCTTTAGGGAGTCGCTTTGGCAATGAGGTTCTCGCCTGCGACATTGTTGCCGAAATAGTAGCCGACTTTGGCGGAGAGGACGAGGTCCGGCATACGAGGATCAAAAGGGCGATAAAAAGAAGATGAAAACCTAGGTCTCTGAATCCAAATCCTTACAACCGAGTAGCCATCGGTCCTTGGGTTCAGCATTCAGACTATGAGACAAGCGTGGCGCAGAGCTTCAGTTGCAAGAGACTGAGGCTTTCTCTATGAATTCTCCGTTACCATCTTGAGCATCCCTCTCTTTTCCGTTTTCTCCTTATGAAAGCCATCAGCTACTACCAGCCTCTGCCTAGCAGTGATCCCCAAAGCCTCGTGGAAGTCAACGTAACGGCTCCAGTGCCCGGTCCGCGTGATCTTCTGGTAGAAGTGAAAGCGATCTCGGTGAATCCGGTGGATACCAAGATCCGCTCTGGTGGCGGTCCCGTGGCCCCCGGGCAGACACTCAAGATCCTTGGCTGGGATGCCGCTGGTGTGGTGAAACAGGTGGGTGGTGAGGTGACTCTGTTTGCTCCCGGCGATGAGGTTTATTATGCAGGGGCTGTGGATAGCCCTGGCAGCTACGCTGAACTACAGTGTGTGGATGAGCGTCTTGTGGGTAGAAAGCCCAAGACCCTCAGCTTTGTCCAAGCTGCCGCCCTTCCCCTCACCACCATCACAGCGTGGGAGATGCTTTTTGATCGCATGCGCATAGATCCTGGCGAGCATGGCGCGGTTCTCATTGTCGGTGGGGCGGGTGGGGTAGGCTCCATCGCTATTCAGCTAGCCAGGCAACTAACGGGCCTAACCGTGATTGCAACCGCATCCCGACCTGAAACTCAAGACTGGTGCCGCCAGATGGGAGCCCACCATGTCATTGACCATGGGCAGCCCCTCGCAGCCCAAATCAAAGCCATTGTCCCGGAGGGGGTCAACCACGTGCTGGCCCTGACCCGCACAGAAGATCACTACGATGAAATCATCGAAGCGATGGCCCCACAGAGCGCCATTGCATTGATTGAAAATCCCGCGCGTCCGCTGGAGCTGACAAAGCTCAAAGCTAAGAGCATTTCCCTGCATTGGGAATTCATGTTTACACGAGCTCGCTACCAAACCAAAGACATGCACAAGCAAGGAGAATTGCTCAACCAAGTTTCACGCCTGACCGATGCTGGGCAAATCCGCACCACGCTCAAAACCGATTTGAGTCCCATCTGCGCAGCCCATCTCCGTCAAGCCCATGCATTGATCGAAAGTGGCCGCAGCATCGGCAAAGTGGGCTTGGCTGGATTTGAAGCCTAGCCAGTTAAAGCTGACTTCAAATTTACTCTCTCGCTATCATGCAGCTTGCATACCGCGAAGACTTTTGTCATGGCATTGTGCAACTTAAATGAGGATGGCAGAAAAAGCCACCATCGCTCAATACATTCATTACCAACGGATTAAAACTATAACCCTTGAGTTGGCACTCCACCTGCACCTATATTATTCAGCCAGCTGAATTGGTGATCGAGTTGACCTTGTCCGTGAGCAAGATCAGCTCGGTTTAACCCAGCAGCTGGCCTACTTTTGCCGCCTCGGTTCTGACTTTGACAAAGAGTGATCCTCGGGAGATTCCTCTCTCAAAAACAGACCGGGGCGGTTCCTTTAATTGCCTTGGCGAGCGTGCTGCTTGAAAAATTTCACCATGAGAGCTGGAGCGTCTTTATGAAATTTGTGGTCCCCAGGATGAATGGCCGTGACCACAGGCGTGCCTTTGCTGGAAGGGTAAATTGTGCAGTTTTCGTCTTGATCCCATGCTATTCCAGTCCCACACCCGTTCAGCTTAATCACGGCCTGGATCGTCGCCTGCTGCCAGGCGTATTTAACCAAAGGATCGTTCTCGCCTGCGACGTGCATGAGAGGCTTCGGCGTTAGCTTAGCAAGGAGCCGAGGTGCAGCAGCCGCAGAAGGAGCCATGGCCGCAAAAACATCCCCTCGGGCTGCCCATAGCAAGTAGGTGAAACCACCTCCATTGGAATGCCCTGTCGAATAAATGCGAGTGGCGTCCACTTGGTATTCAGCCTTTAGACTGGCCAGCACTGCATCGAAAAACTTTAGATCGCGATCGCCTTCCGCGCCCAGTCCGTGCTGCCAGCCTGGCTTTTTACCTTTTGGGTCTGTGAGCTGGCCCGGTGTATTCAACCCCTGCATGTAAATCACCAGGGCCTCAGGCCAAAGCTCTGGAAAAGGAAACATGCGCGCCGCATTATTCATCGTCCCTCCATGGCCATGGAAAGCGAAGACAATGGGGGTCGGTTTTGAACTTGCCTGAGGGGGAACATACATCACCGCGTGCCGGGTCACGCCATCCACACTCCACTCTCGAGACTTTAGGGGCACAGCAGCCCACAGTGAAAGCAGAGGAAGAAACAAAAGCAGGGACAGGAGACGAAGCACATTCATGGCAGGCATTGAACGCAGGATCTCCTGATAGGTTGTGAAGAAAAAACATGCCTTCCATTGTCCCACGAATGCAGTTTTATTGGCAGCGTAGCCTTTCCATTCATCTCATGTCGCATGAACTCTGAAATCGCCTACCAGATCGAACCTAACCTACCCGTCAGCGATTTCATCGGAGTTCTCCAAAGCTCCACCCTGGCGGAGCGACGCCCCATCAACGATATCCCGCGTATGGATCGTATGCTGCGGCAGGCCGATCTTATCCTCACAGCCCGTTACCAGGGTGAGCTCGTTGGCATCGCCCGCACGCTGACGGATGGCAGCTACAGCACGTATTTAGCGGACTTAGCCGTAGCTGCGCCATTTCAAGGGCGCGGCATCGGGCGTGAATTAATACGCCGCACGCATGCAGAGGCAGGCTTGCAGACGAACCTCATCCTCATCGCGGCACCAGGAGCCCGCACATACTACCCCCACATCGGCATGGCTCATCATGACTCCTGCTGGATGATTCGGGGGGAAGCTCCCACCCAATCTCCATCTCAGTCATGACTCTCGCTGACTTCTGCGCTCACTGCCTCTCCCTCCCTCATGTGGAGGAGACCACTCCCTTTGGCCCAGACATATTGGTCTATAAGGTTGCAGGTAAAATGTTTGCCCTCACCACCCCAGAGGATTTCCCAGCGACGGCCAATCTCAAGTGCGACCCAGAACGTGCCATCGAACTGCGCGACCGCTATGAGGAGGTCCAACCAGGTTACCACATGAATAAACGCCACTGGAATACTCTGACGCTGGAAGGCAGCCTACCTAACAAACTGGTTCGCGAACTGATTGATCATTCTTACCAACTTGTGGTCGCCTCCCTCCCAAAAAAGGTGAGGGAAACGATCACACAGGGGGGCTGCCATAGCTAACGCCCTAACCACACAGCACCGAGTGGAGGCAGGTCAATGATGATGCTCCATGGCTGCCCCTGCCACTCGGTATCACCCGCTGGCATAGGCAGAGGATTCACCATCCCACTGCCAGCATAACAAGGCGCATCGGTATTGATCAATTCACGATAGCTGCCCGCCTCAGCAACCCCCACGCGGTAGCCTTTCCGCGGCACGGGTGTGGCATTGATCACGCAGTAAACTTTATCCCCATCAGGAGCCTTACGCATGAAGGCGAAGATGCTATTTTCACCATCGCTCGCGTCCAGCCACTGAAAGCCCGCACCGTCATGATCCTGGGCGTACAAAGCCGGGCGTGTGGTATAAAGCCAGTTCATGTCTCGGATCAGCTTTTGCATGCTCGCATGCTCTTCACCCATGAAGAGGTGCCAATCCAGGCTGCGCTCATGGCTCCATTCCTGCCACTGGGCAAATTCGCAGCCCATGAAGAGTAATTTTTTGCCGGGGTGCGCCCACATCCAGCCGTAGAACATGCGTAGATTGGCAAACTTCTGCCAGCGGTCTCCTGGCATTTTATTGATCATGCTACCCTTGCCATGCACCACTTCATCGTGGCTGATAACCAGGACGAAATTTTCATCGTAGGCATACAACAAAGAAAAAGTGGCCTCCCCATGATGATACTTCCGGTGGATGGGGTCTTCCTGCATGTAGTGCAGGCTGTCATTCATCCAGCCCATGTTCCATTTGAAGCCAAAGCCCAACCCACCTGTATCTGTTGGGCGTGAGACGCCCGGCCACGCCGTGCTCTCTTCAGCAATGATCGTGGCACCAGGGTGTTTTTCATAACAGATGCGGTTGAGATCCCGCATGAAGTCAATGGCTTCTAGATTTTCTCTGCCACCGTATTTGTTAGGCACCCAGGCCCAGGGTTTACGCGAGTAATCAAGGTAAAGCATGGAGGCCACAGCATCCACACGAAGACCATCAATGTGATAATACTCCAGCCAAAAGAGCGCATTGGCCACGAGGAAATTTTTCACCTCGGCACGGCCATAATTGAAGATCAGAGTACCCCAGTCTTGATGCTCCCCCTGACGTGGATCTGCATGTTCATAAAGAGCCGTGCCATCAAACTTAGCTAACCCGTGCGCATCTTTTGGGAAATGCCCTGGCACCCAGTCCAAGATCACCCCGATCCCAGCCTGGTGGCAGCGATCCACAAACTCGCGAAATTCATCAGGATTCCCAAAGCGGCTGGTCGGCGCAAAGTAGCCCGTGACCTGATAACCCCAGGAGCCATCGAAGGGATATTCCGACACCGGCATCAGCTCGATGTGGGTGAAATTCATGCTCTTCACGTAGGGGATCAAATCATCCGCCAACTCACGGTAGGATTTGGATCGATTCCCATCCTCAGGCACTCGCTTCCAAGAGCCCAGGTGAACCTCATAGACACTCATCGGGCTCTGGTAAAGATCCTGCGCAGCCCGCTTTTGCATCCACTCCTGGTCACCCCAGGTGTAGCGGTCCAGATTGAAAACCAAACTTGCCGTCTGCTTCCCGTGCTGGCCAAAAAAAGCAAAAGGATCACTCTTGACCTGGACATAACCTTCAGCAGAAAGCACTTCAAATTTGTAATGGGTCAGCTCCGTGATCCCAGGCAGGAAAATCTCCCAAACCCCCCCCTCAATCCGCAGACGCATCGGGTTGATCCGGCCGTCCCAGTCGTTGAAGTCCCCGATCACGGAAACTCGCTGCGCATTGGGCGCCCAGACTGCAAACTGCACGCCTGCAATGCCCTCCACCGTGCGCATTCGCGCCCCAAGACAATCCCAGAGGCGCTGGTGCGAGCCCTCACAGAAGTAGTAGAGGTCCTGCTCGCCGAGTAAAAAACCAAAGGAATAAGGATCCGCCACGCGAATGGCCTGTCCATCATAAGTGGACAACTCCAGATCATAAGGCGTGTGCGCGGCTTCGGCAGGGAGCTCCACGGTG
This window of the Prosthecobacter dejongeii genome carries:
- a CDS encoding zinc-binding alcohol dehydrogenase family protein; translated protein: MKAISYYQPLPSSDPQSLVEVNVTAPVPGPRDLLVEVKAISVNPVDTKIRSGGGPVAPGQTLKILGWDAAGVVKQVGGEVTLFAPGDEVYYAGAVDSPGSYAELQCVDERLVGRKPKTLSFVQAAALPLTTITAWEMLFDRMRIDPGEHGAVLIVGGAGGVGSIAIQLARQLTGLTVIATASRPETQDWCRQMGAHHVIDHGQPLAAQIKAIVPEGVNHVLALTRTEDHYDEIIEAMAPQSAIALIENPARPLELTKLKAKSISLHWEFMFTRARYQTKDMHKQGELLNQVSRLTDAGQIRTTLKTDLSPICAAHLRQAHALIESGRSIGKVGLAGFEA
- a CDS encoding alpha/beta hydrolase family esterase, yielding MNVLRLLSLLLFLPLLSLWAAVPLKSREWSVDGVTRHAVMYVPPQASSKPTPIVFAFHGHGGTMNNAARMFPFPELWPEALVIYMQGLNTPGQLTDPKGKKPGWQHGLGAEGDRDLKFFDAVLASLKAEYQVDATRIYSTGHSNGGGFTYLLWAARGDVFAAMAPSAAAAPRLLAKLTPKPLMHVAGENDPLVKYAWQQATIQAVIKLNGCGTGIAWDQDENCTIYPSSKGTPVVTAIHPGDHKFHKDAPALMVKFFKQHARQGN
- a CDS encoding GNAT family N-acetyltransferase; its protein translation is MNSEIAYQIEPNLPVSDFIGVLQSSTLAERRPINDIPRMDRMLRQADLILTARYQGELVGIARTLTDGSYSTYLADLAVAAPFQGRGIGRELIRRTHAEAGLQTNLILIAAPGARTYYPHIGMAHHDSCWMIRGEAPTQSPSQS
- a CDS encoding MmcQ/YjbR family DNA-binding protein, translated to MTLADFCAHCLSLPHVEETTPFGPDILVYKVAGKMFALTTPEDFPATANLKCDPERAIELRDRYEEVQPGYHMNKRHWNTLTLEGSLPNKLVRELIDHSYQLVVASLPKKVRETITQGGCHS
- the glgB gene encoding 1,4-alpha-glucan branching protein GlgB, which codes for MTDPTSPSAEILAILEARHGNPFGFLGRQPLEGGRAIVRTLQPRAHGVSVVARDGSGAWPMTKEHHHGLFTVELPAEAAHTPYDLELSTYDGQAIRVADPYSFGFLLGEQDLYYFCEGSHQRLWDCLGARMRTVEGIAGVQFAVWAPNAQRVSVIGDFNDWDGRINPMRLRIEGGVWEIFLPGITELTHYKFEVLSAEGYVQVKSDPFAFFGQHGKQTASLVFNLDRYTWGDQEWMQKRAAQDLYQSPMSVYEVHLGSWKRVPEDGNRSKSYRELADDLIPYVKSMNFTHIELMPVSEYPFDGSWGYQVTGYFAPTSRFGNPDEFREFVDRCHQAGIGVILDWVPGHFPKDAHGLAKFDGTALYEHADPRQGEHQDWGTLIFNYGRAEVKNFLVANALFWLEYYHIDGLRVDAVASMLYLDYSRKPWAWVPNKYGGRENLEAIDFMRDLNRICYEKHPGATIIAEESTAWPGVSRPTDTGGLGFGFKWNMGWMNDSLHYMQEDPIHRKYHHGEATFSLLYAYDENFVLVISHDEVVHGKGSMINKMPGDRWQKFANLRMFYGWMWAHPGKKLLFMGCEFAQWQEWSHERSLDWHLFMGEEHASMQKLIRDMNWLYTTRPALYAQDHDGAGFQWLDASDGENSIFAFMRKAPDGDKVYCVINATPVPRKGYRVGVAEAGSYRELINTDAPCYAGSGMVNPLPMPAGDTEWQGQPWSIIIDLPPLGAVWLGR